The DNA region tactatatcatagagatcatgttatatcatttatcaacaaacacatctatctatcgagcaggtttgagtgaggtaggagatttctttagcatcattgataatggagatcaagctctgcatctgaagcaacctctgcgtttcatttataatatagttaaatcaactatgcaagctatcatctattaaacatgtgacctgttccaaaataaactaaacctcatccagcatccgaaacctatggctcagattcagcattcaagccagTCAGGTGCATTAGTATACATatgacgcatctccatgcaagtttggtgaagttcagaccagtaataactaagatatcatcatcagagggaaCTAGCAAtcaaaaccttaacctgctccagcatccgcaacctatggctcagattcaacatacatgcctgtcaggtgcatctgtatcataagacacaccatccattcaagtttggtgaagttaggacctgtaaaaactaagatatattttttagcatccttgataatggaaatcaagctctgcatctgaagcttcctctgtgattcattcatactacagtttaatcaactatgcaagtttgaaaaagtactattatctattaaacatgtgacctgttccaaaaaacttaaccatatccagcatctgaaacctatggctcagactcagcattcaaacctgtcaggtgcatcagtatcataagatgcactatccatggaagtctggtgaagttaggacaagtagtaactaagatataatcatcagagggcacctgtttcaaaaactttaaccagctctaaaaaccttaacctcctccagcatccgaaacctatagctcagattcagcacccaagcctgcctggtgcatcagtatcataagacacaccatccatgcaagtttggtgaagtacggaccagcagtaacttagaaattgctatcaaagggcacctgcaacaaaaactttaaccagctccaaaaaccttaacctcctccagcatccaaaacctatagctcagattcagcactcaagcctgtctggtgcatcattatcataagacacatcatccattcaagtttggtgaagtacggaccagcagtaacttagatattgctatcaaagggcacctgcaacaaaaactttaaccagctccaaaaaccttaacctcctccagcatccgaaacctatagctcagattcagcactaaagcctgtctggtgcatcagtatcataagacacaccatccatgcaagtttggtgaagtacggacctgcagtaacttagatattgctatcaaagggcacctgcaacaaaaactttaaccagctccaaaaaccttaacctccttcagcatctgaaatttaggactcagattcagcatccaagtctttcaagtccataagtaggtccagatgcatcatccatgcaagtttggtgaagataggacaagtgatagcttagatacaggacctgcaacaaaaactttaaccaggtccggacgccgacgccgagggtatagcataagctccccctgacttcgtctcggtgagctaaaaatgagagagagagagagagagagagagagagagaataaacaTAATGAAGCACAAACCTTTCTCTGATGAGTATTCTGTCATGTCAAGGACTTGTGGAAAATCCACACATGTTGAAACTTTCTGGCTGTATCTGCCTTGACTGAATCTTTTTaaatctatttatcattaaGGACAATCCATCTGGCCATGAAAAGCATCTTttttacacacacacatatatgtatacataatgTGAATATGTGTATGtattaataaagattttatctaaAGATGTGATCTGATTGATACTATACTCTGCCCAAGATATTCTGGATTTACATTTGGCTTAATTACCtgatattcataaatacctcaaggttcaaacgatgttcattcaaaagtatgaaaaatttccaatattcgcccctgttagcttatcagttttcaatacaatgctaaaaaatgtgatgtctacggagattttgtattgcagcaagcccggatgataacgttgaaaaattgcgtgATGCATTCTGAGTGTATGCAaacatgtaaacattccccattataaatctctgtaaggaatctgttttcgttcctgtgaatttttccaagtgaaagatgataatgtgtcaatgaaattatcttggaaaatatccttttcaactatttcaattgcactttcttcccaggtatgtgtatttttattaaaaatcgtcaaaatgtgctgcataaatatcttgggacaggcaatgatataccagtaaaacaaatgtacatgttttactTGTATGCACATCATTCTCCAGTAACTGGTTTATATTTTACTTGTATAAAGGATACGTAATACCAATATGGTAGGAAATCGTTGTATGGAAAACATTTTTGTGCATCTCATTCTCTTTCTACATTTTGAACAAGtctgaaaaacaacaaaaacactaAATTAACAATTCTACCTACAATACTAATAAACCCACTGAAATTTGTTTGTAGTAGAGCATGTACGTgagctaaattttaaaaatacaatttcaattgcTTACTGGTCTTTCATCTCCATCCAGTACTTCAGCCTTCATAAACGCTGTTAGGCACTGTATGATGCTTACATCATTGCGCATCTATTCAAAGCAACAAAAATAATCAGGAATCATTAAAAATCTCCAACTACTGCTAGCAGATATCCACAAAGTTGTCCAATTGCAAATGTTTGTagggtgttttttttgtttcagataACTGGTCatttagatgtacatgtacctgttattttaaatgatatcttGCAGCTATACTCACTTTAGGAATCGGCACTGATAAATCCCAAAACGGGTCAAAGGTGACGGAACGATGATCACAATCAAACCTCAATTCACTTTTCAGCTGCCCTACAAATATTTCTGTAAGAGAAAGCACACACACAAtagtaaattttacttttcCCACTGTCCCTTCAATCTTCCCCTTCCCagatattaatgaaataaaatgactttaaaaCCATGCaagttttaacttttttgtcagtttaaaaatttcttttgttgTGCAAGTCATATAATagtacatgaaaaaataatatatatgataaatagtACACTGACACTAACCAACAATGTGACTGTTGTCATAGGTGAGATAAACTCTCCAATATTCTTTGGCCTTGTCCTGATCActggaaataaaatgataaacaatgtAAACTTCTCATAGTACAGTGGTGGTTTGAAAAACAGACTTCTTTGTActacattttaaatattgacatgtacatatgtatcaaaaataaaaattattgatgGACTAAATCCACAGAAATAAATATGCACGTCTTAGTACATACGTAATTACTGCTTCAGTATTTTGTAAGTTACAGTAAttcattaaacatgttaaaggtcatatgaaacgatatcctgaccatattgagttatttacgggaatgagttcataagtgcctatttaataagactgacgttgttttttggatattttatgcaaaatgtgagcgccacagtcgatcaaaattacttaattgggaaaaggaacattgacttacgcggcttacctcccttgcttatgacgtcagtaagacccaatcgccttataaagctatgttgtgaatacaaatatccatgtcattttgcagcattttaaaagaaaaaaatactattttatataaaaacttgtataattatacaataatcaaccacgtcagtattttttctctcaagaaatgaaatcgtgtgcgtttttatttacatgtaatagcgtgtacataatgatattcagttttgagactgcagggagaataaatgattttcttcattagatccacatgcaagtataatataattttaatataagcctatttatatattttattttgatctttttaatgaaattgacaaattcaaaaataagtctgatcgttttttcccatttggacgttcatgcaattcattaagatttttttttctaaacaacttgtaggcctcattgtgcctcattcgcttcacgatatattgtttgtttcactttcaaattcacaaatatgttaccatttaattatttttagtctaatagaaatttcttcaaatgttttgtttttgaaacgtgtacttgaatgtgcggtgttttgattttaaaacgtgtatgtgcggtgtttactcacagatcccttttatctcactttcttccgcaatgttttctttcgtttttttttatcattattgatgcttgttcttaataaaatctgttgattatcttcacattcgttcacaactatttttatcaaacaaccgatttattttaccgatacatttctaaatccttaaatgccatatttccgcaatctaatttaataaaacgttaatacacgtgtacaccaggtattttctaaagatattgctacatgtatatatcaataagtcagaaatatatattatttcgaaataaaatttaagaataattttgcggcattttatagcagctcttaaatacaaaatatgtacacaatgcctcaaacattttcattggcctgccttatatacttttttatgtgacaaaataaatcaaatcaatttaaatgctttaattccctttaaatgtagctcaatcattatacgtaccgaagaagaaaatgatatttctatttcaaaaggataaggataattcattaatcagctgtaaatgttggagcatttctttcgttaaatttccactccagtacgggatcttcatcatgattttacttttgtgagaagctgatattagatttattcattaacgaccaattataactaagtcatctgtaggctactacgaaatcaaatgatctcatttgaaaagaaagacacgttcttatatgcaaaaattactaaaatttaattgataaactactgtaaaattacactagttttaatgcattgtttacatcagtgggtctttgtgacgtcataaatccaaaaaatcaagaacgataagcgggcaagaattttttcaggtgctcagttttcacggttatttctcagtaatgcaaaggcaaaaatatcttacatcatgtattttaacatttgtttataccaagctctatattcatgaaagaaaatcatagtgttaaaaatcgtttcatatgacctttaaacaAAGAGCCTTGATAAGGTTTGTCATGAACATGTTTAAATAACTTCATGAAAAACTAGCATTCATACTTGCTGAAATCCTCATCCTGGATGGTGACAGGCTTAGGTTTACTTGTCACCTTATTCACATCCTCGTGAAGGCCCTCCAACAGATACCGCAAGAACTCCTGAGCGTCCTGCTGGCTGCAATACAGGTCATCAAGGGTCAGATACAATTCTTATTCAAAGCTAAATTATCTAGAAAGTAATTTTTAAAGTAACAAACAGAATTATTCATCACAAGCAGAATTTCACAAATTCCTGAACTCAAAGAGGAAATGTCTGAATTTGGGTCTTTGGAATTTGGTGACACTTGAGAATTGCACTATCAAGGGTCAGATGCGAATTCTTTTTTAGAAGCAAATTCTGATAAATATGctaatttctttaattaaaaaaaaataaatccagaAATCTTGATTATTACAAGCAAACATTCACAAAATTTACATACGCATATCCCATAAATCTTGGAGCAAATCTCTGAATTTGGGTCTTGAAGGAATTTGGTGACACTTGAGAATCGCTTCTTTCATTCCACATTGACTTCATCAAGTTGGCATAGgctaaaacaattttaaaacatcaatagaaaaaataaacgaaacttttaaaagattaaaacttttaaaagatgaaGGTTTGAAGACTGACCCTTTAAATAATttgcaaatatatatacaaaataaaaaacattcttACATATTCAcactctttttaaaaattatttcctgGGCCAAAAACCACAttgattatcaattttaaaaatagagtTGTTGTCcttaatatttctaattttttcacCTGTTTTTGAAGATAAAGGTAGTAGGTGGTTTCTAAACATACCTGTGACAAGCTGGCCCTTCATAGAGCTAGTGGTGGTGTTTTTATCAAAAGTGAAGTCATCCCTCAGAAAATACTCCAGCAGAGGTTTGGTGTTGCTAAGGCACTGTAGTACGCTATTCATGAAACACTAGCCAAGGAGACAAAATATTAGTGTATCAACTAGTGCACAGGACATAACACAAATGCAATATACCAGTAATAGCTTGATTCAACACCACTGATTCAAATAGGATAAAAGGTATCGAATTTTTCTTTGTTCTACGAAGAAGTAGCAAAAAGTAATATACTTGAAccaaacataaataaatacagtaaagtttttattttacctTTTGAAAGAATGGCATATCAACATTATGAAATTTTTGATAGATTATAAAGACTCTTTTTGGAATGCGACTTACAGTATTTCCCAGGTTTCTCAGACCAACTTTTCCACCATTCATATGATGAGACAAGGATCcctgaaataaaattaaattcatcaaACACATCctcaaataaaatgtaaacagcTTGCACATCCACATATCCATTAAGCACATCCACAAATCCATTACAAAAACATTTGAATGGgtcaataataattttttttcaatcttacAGTACATTCCTTCTGATAACAtggatataaatgtataaatttcatgccactcaaaaatcattaaaactaaatagcttatacatatatatatatatgtatatatatacagccTACTCCGGATATATTGAGATTCAGGGGAcaatgcaaattatttcaatatatccgtatttcaatataaaGCGAAATTGACTGACATGAAGCCGCCATTTTTGAAAGTTCAGTCCCAATGTAAGCATAGAAAACCAAACCCGAACAAATTATTTGGTCATCATTTATCTATCACAGTGAACAGACTACATGAAATATTAGTCCTTCAAAGTTTGATTAAACTTATATCCGTAAGTTTTGTAAGTTTCATTTTGTTACTATCTTAAACCTCGTCATAATCTCCGATTGCATTCTTTTACATTTAAGAGAAAAATCACTAGACTCAAACGTTACCTCAATACATCCgtatatgtaaaaacaaaaaattcaacagtgaataaattttactttttaaaagaagtataaaaacacacatgatGAGAACTTATCAATTAACACCTTTGTATATCATTAACCAGGCTGTCTGGCATAATTACTGTCACCAACCGTGACGACAGCCGTCTGGGAGTACTTCAATATAACCGTTATGAAAACATCTAATTATCACCTATAGGGACCGATCAGTGGCTTCaatataagcaaaatttcaaaatagccgatttcattatatccgttaaatcaatgcaaagaaaatgagaggcaaaaactggggatttatttctttttcaaaataagcggaatttcaaaataagcaatttcaatataagtggagtaaGCTGTAGTATTAAGTGTTTGTTATTTTCcaaaagatgtttttttttaatacattgcCCAATAGAGTtggaatgaaaatatacaaaatgaagACATGTCTGTGATATTTTGACTTTTGAGAGGCGAATTTGATGGTCAAATCTTTTAACAAGAAGAGATGTTCTCTCCATGAGTTACAACAGAGCCATAGTAGTACTTTCCATATTGTAATAAGAATACTAAAACATACATAAACATAAAAGCcctattttttatattaacaaatacatgtagttctaaGAGTTCACAAACTgctgatattttaaattttattcatttttttttcttcttgttaAACAGTTCATGGCAAAAATGCTATCAGATCAATTTCTGTTCATAATGCCGAATCactagaaaatgttattttaattaCTACTTACATtttgcaatttcaaaattatactttttaaaaatctgatagTGGCAGTGGTGTTTAAATGTTTTCACAACAGGTGGTTGTTAAAAGGAAATACAATGTAGCAAGAGTGCAATAGATATGCAAACATACTGATATGAAATTCgctatttaacttttttttctcattaaacACAAATCTCTACTTTATATTGGCTCATTGCTGTCAGAGGATTCTATGAGTAGCAATGGGAAATAGCTAGTATACAAGAAGTTTACTATAACAATCTTATACTTCGATGTCACAATAAAAACcgtaaatatcttgaaattcaATTTGTATCACACATGTCAAGGAAATATATCAAAAGTCAAAACActtattgatatgaaataacaTGGAAATACATTCATGGACTTACATTGGCATTTACGGGGGATATAGAATTCTGCCCTGTTAATGATGGTCTAGAGTCCAGGGGACTGGAATCCTTCCTGGACATGGGTGGTAAGCTGGCATCTCTCTTCCTACTTATTGATGGAGTGTAACTTTCATCAAAAGAGCTGTTATCCTTCAACAATCTACTATTCCTGGAACTTGTTCTTGATGAATTGAATATGTCATCATTGTCTAGTTTTGCTTTGGAGCCTCTTGGAGTATATTCATCATGAGAAGACCTGTAAGATGAAAGCCCATTCGACTCCTCTCTGCTCCTTATTCTCCGCGAATCCGAATCAGTTAATCTAACATCTGACAATGTATCACTTATATTAGAAATACTCGTGGACCTCCGATTTTTCAGACCACTGGAGGGTCTAGAAGAGGTCCCGGAGCCGAGCCCCGTGCCATAGCTTGGGCTGTATGAACTTGTATATGTACTGGCATAATTATTGGTAGCTTTGAGGGGTCCATTGGAATGGAGACCTGAGGTTGaggtagtttttattttgtagtttGTGCCATCAATTTTTCTGCCATAGCTGTCTAAAGGCCCTGGGCCATGGGGTAAAGGCCTTGGTGGTTTGCTAAAAtgatagaattttaaaatgaaaagtatgcGTGAATTTTATGAGACTCAGTATCAGTCACTATAAACAGGCAAGCAAAAATATGATGAATGAAATGAATcttcaatcttttaaaatcataataatacagataaataaaatttacaaaatttcttTTACACCAAAGCTTTGTTAATATGCCTATTCGTaagcatttagttttttcaGGCCAAACTATACCTGCTTGGAGTGTAACTCCTAGTTGCACTGTTTTCGCGACTTAAACTGGATGCCCGTTGCCTCGTGGAAACTCTGGTTGATGAGGTTCCATAACTTCCCGTGTATCCTGTTTGTCTTGGAACACCTGGCATGTTGTGGCGACTGTAGTAAGTCGTCATggatatgttttattttccaaGCAGAGACCTCACTATTTCATTCTTCAGTCTgtataacaaaatgaaaatattaggCCTTCTTTAGTTTAATTTAGAAATTGATCTTTTCAACATTCCCTGTGTAAATATGTTTAGGAATGTAAATCAACAACCTAGGTGTGTACAAAGTAATAGTGCCAAACCAGGAGAAGTCACAAAATATAAACTCCTCCAGGACACTCATTTGTTTTCCCATGCCTGTGGCTATATATGCACGGCTTACACCCATTTTATTACTTTCTGGGAAAGTTGCCAACAATTTCTCATGCACACtcataatttaacaatttaatcCATAGCCTAGAATTAAAgattcattttatatattttacatttctaAACAATCAAATCGCCTTTTACATAACGGTACAAGTTTCCCCTCTATCACCAAACATTGAATAGgcagaaaaaaaacctgatagTTTTGCacgtttataaataaaatgctgaTCTAAACTATAACAACTGTATTGCTTATGATGGATAGGTAGTATTAAATTAATTGTTATCATCCAAGtaaaaatgttgcttttaatgATAGTATGGAATACCATTGCATATCTACAACTCAAATTGTAATCGGATAGCTCAAATGTCAAATGATCATCCACCATCTTGATTACGCTGAAGCACTATTTT from Crassostrea angulata isolate pt1a10 chromosome 7, ASM2561291v2, whole genome shotgun sequence includes:
- the LOC128155151 gene encoding ubiquitin carboxyl-terminal hydrolase 2-like; the encoded protein is MTTYYSRHNMPGVPRQTGYTGSYGTSSTRVSTRQRASSLSRENSATRSYTPSSKPPRPLPHGPGPLDSYGRKIDGTNYKIKTTSTSGLHSNGPLKATNNYASTYTSSYSPSYGTGLGSGTSSRPSSGLKNRRSTSISNISDTLSDVRLTDSDSRRIRSREESNGLSSYRSSHDEYTPRGSKAKLDNDDIFNSSRTSSRNSRLLKDNSSFDESYTPSISRKRDASLPPMSRKDSSPLDSRPSLTGQNSISPVNANGSLSHHMNGGKVGLRNLGNTCFMNSVLQCLSNTKPLLEYFLRDDFTFDKNTTTSSMKGQLVTAYANLMKSMWNERSDSQVSPNSFKTQIQRFAPRFMGYAQQDAQEFLRYLLEGLHEDVNKVTSKPKPVTIQDEDFSNDQDKAKEYWRVYLTYDNSHIVEIFVGQLKSELRFDCDHRSVTFDPFWDLSVPIPKMRNDVSIIQCLTAFMKAEVLDGDERPTCSKCRKRMRCTKMFSIQRFPTILVLHLKRFSQGRYSQKVSTCVDFPQVLDMTEYSSEKGGKRVLYNLYGVSNHSGGVHSGHYTANCKHPYSGEWNVFNDTRVSPTSASRAVSSEAYLLFYERVMDPSRL